A segment of the Candidatus Methanomethylicota archaeon genome:
TCCAAGTGTATCTGCTTTTACTATAACACCATTAATATCAGAGGAAAATCTCAATTCTGTCATTTCTTCTTTTATTCTATTCTTTGCAAGTTCAATAGATGCTTCATCATTTGCTACTATTACTGGTGCCCCACCTACAGCATCTTCTAATCCTGGTGCTACAATTTTAACTCCTGCAGCAGCCACAACTTTTTCAGTAGCAATAAACTTATCCTCAGGATCTCTTATTTCATTTAAAGGTTTTGGAAGTAAAATTGCTCTTATTTTTGTTACAATTGGACCTTTTAACCCTCCAACAACAATTGTGTCTCCTTTCTTTACTATTCCATTAAAAATAATTACATCAATAGTTTTTCCCAATCCTGGATCTTCCTTAGTTTCAAGTACAACTCCCTCTCCAGGACCTTCTGTAGTTAATAAACGATCTGTTAAATATTGTTGTGTAAGTCCACAAATTAAAGCAAGAAGCTCTGGAATACCTTCACCAGTAAGAGCACTTGTAGGAACTATGGCAACAGTCCTTGTAAAGTCTTTTATTCTATCATATCTATCAGATGAAAAGCCAAATCTTGCAAGTTCACCAATTATCTTATTTATCATTTCATCAAGTCTATTTCTTACATAGGATTCTTGAAGTTTGTAAGATTCTATAAATGATTTATTTGGATATGGCTTCCATCCTGGAATTTTGTCTATCTTATTTGCTGCTACTACAAAAGGAGTTTTACGAGATCTTAATATTTCTATACATTCTTCAGTTTGACGTTCAACACCTTTTAGAATATCAATAACTAATATTGCAATATCAGATACTGCTCCACCTCTAAATCTTAAATTTGAAAATACTTCATGTCCAGGAGTATCAATAACTAATATCCCAGGTACTTTAAGTTTAGCTTCAAATCCCTTTATAACAGAGCTACAATATTTAATAATAACATCTGTAGGTAAGAAACTGGCACCTATATGTTGGGTTTGCCACTGCTTTTTAAGCAGTCATGGCCCCAACTTCACGTGCCATTACACTTGTTCCTCTTATTTTATCTAATAATAGAGTTTTTCCAACATCAACATGACCTAAAACAGTAACTATTGGTTGTCTTATTGGCATGTTCTCACCCTTTAAGATATAAAAAAACTTTCTAATAAACAAAAGCCTCATCAAGACGTGAATAATTTAAGAGATCATTTTCTTTAAAAAATATAGAAAGTTCTTTTTTAGCATTTTCTAAAGAATCTGAAGCATGAATCACATTCATACTTTTTGAACATGAAAAATCTCCTCGAATAGTACCAGGAGGAGCTTCTTTTGAATCTGTTGGACCAATAATTTTACGCATAATAGAAATAGCACTTTCTCCTTCTATTGCCATAACAACAACAGGAGCAGATCTTATAAATTTTATTAAATCATTATAAAATGGTTTATCTCTATGAACTTCATATAATTTTGAAGCTTCTTCTTCAGATAATTTTATCATTTTCATTCCTACAATTTTCAAACCTTTTCGTTCTATTCTAGAGATGATCTCTCCTATAAGACCACGAAGTACTGCATCAGGTTTTATCATAACAAAAGTCCTTTCAATCATTTAATTGTCACTCCAGAAGCCCACTTTAAATATTTAGGATTTCTTTTAAGATATAACATATTTTTTCTACATTTACTAGAACAAAAACGTAATATTGTACCATCATTTTTTACATACATTATTCCAGTACCAGGTTCTATTTTCTTACTACAAAAAGAACATTTAAATATAGAGACCATGATTATCACCAAATAAAAAATTATCTTGGTGTTAATTTCTTAGCCTCGCGCTCTGTCTCTCTTAGCATTAATATATCTCCGACTCTCACTGGACCTTTTACATTT
Coding sequences within it:
- the ndk gene encoding nucleoside-diphosphate kinase is translated as MIERTFVMIKPDAVLRGLIGEIISRIERKGLKIVGMKMIKLSEEEASKLYEVHRDKPFYNDLIKFIRSAPVVVMAIEGESAISIMRKIIGPTDSKEAPPGTIRGDFSCSKSMNVIHASDSLENAKKELSIFFKENDLLNYSRLDEAFVY
- a CDS encoding 50S ribosomal protein L24e; translation: MVSIFKCSFCSKKIEPGTGIMYVKNDGTILRFCSSKCRKNMLYLKRNPKYLKWASGVTIK